In Thermogemmatispora onikobensis, a single genomic region encodes these proteins:
- a CDS encoding serine/threonine protein kinase, with protein MSTIPRRIGRYGLQQQLGSGSLGEVWMAYDLERNQVVALKLFHSDLQADPNFLARFQQAGQMLSALHHPNIVSLLGFEVLRVPETNSTTACMALEYVEGETLANYIQHTLRKGLFPPISALVYLFKALGAALDYAHQQGIIHGGLKPSNILLDQRHALHSKIGEPRITDFGLATLFKGTSSLQSALYISPEQARGQPPTERSDIYSLGVILYELCTGVQPFRSESAVALMMQHINVLPTPPILINSSIPPGLSEVILRAIAKDPATRFRSASALAEAVAEACAALPTGQLSLGEELLRDGHGSEEAPSALSGPLPAATAQTTRRIPVVTPESGAAPSTPLPAPVPARFPQPLPPAPPVPALPPATTAVLPAVPARGRGKEFPLSYAIISGVVLCIIILGASVASLWPRQSQPSSQPAATPSVPGYVFFQDDALGHADVLRIEISGLSAPAANQAYYAWMQASGTRIIPLGKLALSNGKASLVYPGDAQHTNLLSQAVSFFITLEDAQQQPQAPSGSRLYAGNLNRAALPYLQHLLYMAPGLPEKVGIAVEMFETIKSINEKAGSIVDDLQGPHDYGLAWRQANRIITMIDGSDYARSSGDLPADQPTLLQIPIGLISSPSTQGYLDMMASEISHLQEIAGQNSTMLQHIQHINNALSDLRQWVANMRTYSAKLAQTPLQQMGSQSALDLALQLKKAAADSYTGRVIPPNDQPTLDQGSAGMYQAYIECQYLAAVPLQKV; from the coding sequence ATGAGCACCATCCCGCGCCGCATTGGCAGATATGGATTACAGCAGCAACTGGGCAGTGGCAGCTTGGGCGAGGTCTGGATGGCCTATGACCTTGAGCGCAACCAGGTGGTCGCGCTCAAGCTGTTCCACAGCGATCTGCAGGCTGATCCCAACTTCCTGGCGCGCTTCCAGCAAGCTGGCCAGATGCTGAGCGCCCTGCATCACCCCAATATTGTGTCGCTGCTCGGCTTCGAGGTGCTCCGTGTGCCGGAGACCAACAGCACAACGGCCTGTATGGCCTTGGAGTATGTAGAGGGGGAGACGCTGGCCAATTATATTCAGCATACTCTGCGCAAGGGACTCTTTCCTCCTATTTCTGCCCTGGTCTATCTTTTCAAAGCGCTCGGAGCCGCCCTCGATTACGCTCACCAACAGGGGATTATTCATGGCGGTCTGAAGCCCTCCAATATTCTGTTGGATCAGCGCCATGCTTTGCACAGTAAGATTGGCGAGCCGCGCATTACTGATTTCGGCCTCGCTACGCTTTTCAAAGGGACGAGCAGCTTGCAGAGTGCCCTCTATATCTCGCCCGAGCAGGCTCGTGGCCAGCCCCCTACTGAGCGAAGCGATATTTACTCGCTCGGTGTCATCCTGTACGAGCTGTGCACTGGGGTGCAGCCTTTCCGCAGCGAGAGCGCCGTCGCGCTGATGATGCAGCATATTAATGTGCTGCCGACCCCGCCGATCTTGATTAATTCGAGCATCCCGCCAGGGCTTTCAGAGGTGATTCTTCGGGCGATCGCTAAGGACCCGGCGACGCGCTTCCGCAGTGCTTCAGCGCTGGCTGAGGCGGTCGCCGAAGCCTGTGCGGCCCTCCCCACGGGTCAGCTTTCGCTGGGTGAGGAGTTGCTCCGCGATGGCCACGGCTCCGAGGAGGCCCCCAGTGCTCTCTCTGGTCCGCTGCCCGCCGCTACCGCCCAGACAACACGGCGCATCCCGGTGGTGACCCCGGAGAGCGGCGCGGCCCCCAGTACGCCATTGCCGGCCCCTGTTCCCGCTCGCTTTCCTCAGCCTCTCCCGCCCGCGCCTCCGGTGCCGGCCTTGCCTCCCGCGACTACGGCGGTACTGCCTGCCGTTCCAGCGCGCGGACGCGGGAAGGAGTTTCCTCTTAGTTATGCTATTATCAGTGGGGTTGTTCTCTGTATCATTATTCTGGGCGCCAGTGTTGCCAGCCTCTGGCCTCGTCAAAGCCAGCCAAGCAGCCAACCAGCGGCGACGCCGAGTGTGCCCGGCTATGTCTTCTTCCAGGACGACGCGCTGGGCCACGCCGATGTGCTCCGTATCGAGATTTCCGGCCTGTCCGCACCGGCGGCGAACCAGGCTTACTATGCCTGGATGCAGGCCAGCGGCACCCGCATTATTCCCCTCGGCAAGCTGGCGCTTAGCAACGGCAAGGCAAGCCTCGTCTACCCAGGCGATGCCCAGCATACTAACTTGCTTTCGCAGGCCGTGAGCTTCTTCATTACTCTGGAGGATGCTCAGCAACAGCCCCAGGCCCCCAGTGGGTCCAGGCTTTATGCCGGCAATCTGAATAGGGCCGCCCTCCCCTATTTGCAGCACTTGCTCTATATGGCCCCGGGCCTGCCCGAGAAGGTGGGCATCGCAGTGGAAATGTTCGAGACGATCAAGTCCATCAACGAGAAGGCCGGCAGCATCGTCGACGATTTGCAAGGTCCCCACGACTACGGTCTGGCCTGGCGTCAGGCCAATCGCATTATTACTATGATCGACGGCAGCGATTACGCTCGCAGTAGCGGCGATCTTCCCGCTGATCAGCCTACGCTGCTCCAGATTCCGATCGGTCTCATTTCTTCCCCTTCTACTCAGGGTTACCTGGATATGATGGCCAGCGAGATCAGCCATCTGCAGGAGATCGCTGGTCAGAATAGCACGATGCTGCAGCATATCCAGCATATTAATAATGCCTTGAGCGATCTGCGCCAGTGGGTGGCCAATATGCGTACCTACAGTGCTAAGCTCGCTCAGACACCTTTGCAGCAGATGGGCAGTCAAAGCGCACTCGACCTGGCACTGCAGTTGAAGAAGGCCGCAGCCGATTCCTATACGGGACGGGTGATTCCGCCCAACGATCAGCCTACTCTGGATCAGGGTTCGGCAGGGATGTATCAAGCCTACATCGAGTGCCAGTATCTGGCCGCAGTCCCACTGCAAAAGGTCTAG